In Camelus ferus isolate YT-003-E chromosome 10, BCGSAC_Cfer_1.0, whole genome shotgun sequence, the following proteins share a genomic window:
- the SLC25A45 gene encoding solute carrier family 25 member 45 isoform X5, whose amino-acid sequence MTGAGESLVNNPGRRRASGPGALGLVLGHPFDTVKVRLQTQTTYQGIIDCMVKTYRHESLLGFFKGMSFPIVSIAVVNSVLFGVYSNALLALTATSHQERRAQPPSYTHVFIAGCTGGFLQAYCLAPFDLIKVRLQNQTEPRAQPGSPPPRYRGPVHCAASIFQAEGPRGLFRGAWALTLRDTPTLGIYFVTYEWLCHQSTPDGQNPSSATVLVAGGFAGITSWVTATPLDVIKSRMQMAGLEQRAYRGLLDCVLPS is encoded by the exons ATGACAGGCGCGGGGGAGTCACTCGTAAACAACCCCGGGAGAAGACGAGCTTCCGGCCCTG GAGCTCTGGGCTTGGTCCTGGGACACCCCTTTGACACTGTAAAG GTGCGGCTGCAGACCCAGACCACATACCAGGGCATCATTGATTGTATGGTCAAGACTTACCGCCATGAGTCG ctcctgggctTCTTCAAGGGAATGAGCTTCCCCATCGTGAGCATAGCTGTGGTCAACTCTGTCCTGTTCGGGGTCTACAGCAATGCCCTGCTGGCCCTGACAGCAACCTCCCACCAGGAGCGGAGGGCCCAGCCGCCCAGTTACACACACGTCTTCATAGCCGGCTGCACCGGGGGGTTCCTGCAG GCCTACTGCTTGGCTCCTTTTGACCTCATCAAAGTCCGGCTACAAAACCAGACAGAACCCAGGGCTCAGCCAGGGAGCCCCCCGCCCCGGTACCGGGGCCCCGTGCACTGTGCAGCCTCCATCTTCCAGGCTGAGGGTCCCCGGGGTCTGTTCCGGGGAGCCTGGGCCCTGACGCTGAGGGACACCCCCACCCTGGGAATCTATTTTGTCACCTACGAATGGCTCTGTCACCAATCCACACCGGATGGCCAGAACCCCA GCTCAGCCACAGTGCTGGTGGCTGGGGGTTTTGCTGGCATCACCTCCTGGGTCACAGCCACCCCCTTAGACGTGATCAAGTCCCGGATGCAGATGGCCGGGCTGGAGCAGAGGGCGTACCGGGGGCTGCTGGACTGTGTG CTCCCCAGTTAG
- the SLC25A45 gene encoding solute carrier family 25 member 45 isoform X2 — translation MPAEEFVAGWISGALGLVLGHPFDTVKVRLQTQTTYQGIIDCMVKTYRHESLLGFFKGMSFPIVSIAVVNSVLFGVYSNALLALTATSHQERRAQPPSYTHVFIAGCTGGFLQAYCLAPFDLIKVRLQNQTEPRAQPGSPPPRYRGPVHCAASIFQAEGPRGLFRGAWALTLRDTPTLGIYFVTYEWLCHQSTPDGQNPSSATVLVAGGFAGITSWVTATPLDVIKSRMQMAGLEQRAYRGLLDCVVSSVRQEGLGVFFRGLTINSARAFPVNAVTFLSYEYLLHSWG, via the exons ATGCCCGCGGAGGAGTTTGTGGCAGGCTGGATCTCCG GAGCTCTGGGCTTGGTCCTGGGACACCCCTTTGACACTGTAAAG GTGCGGCTGCAGACCCAGACCACATACCAGGGCATCATTGATTGTATGGTCAAGACTTACCGCCATGAGTCG ctcctgggctTCTTCAAGGGAATGAGCTTCCCCATCGTGAGCATAGCTGTGGTCAACTCTGTCCTGTTCGGGGTCTACAGCAATGCCCTGCTGGCCCTGACAGCAACCTCCCACCAGGAGCGGAGGGCCCAGCCGCCCAGTTACACACACGTCTTCATAGCCGGCTGCACCGGGGGGTTCCTGCAG GCCTACTGCTTGGCTCCTTTTGACCTCATCAAAGTCCGGCTACAAAACCAGACAGAACCCAGGGCTCAGCCAGGGAGCCCCCCGCCCCGGTACCGGGGCCCCGTGCACTGTGCAGCCTCCATCTTCCAGGCTGAGGGTCCCCGGGGTCTGTTCCGGGGAGCCTGGGCCCTGACGCTGAGGGACACCCCCACCCTGGGAATCTATTTTGTCACCTACGAATGGCTCTGTCACCAATCCACACCGGATGGCCAGAACCCCA GCTCAGCCACAGTGCTGGTGGCTGGGGGTTTTGCTGGCATCACCTCCTGGGTCACAGCCACCCCCTTAGACGTGATCAAGTCCCGGATGCAGATGGCCGGGCTGGAGCAGAGGGCGTACCGGGGGCTGCTGGACTGTGTGGTAAGCAGCGTCCGGCAGGAAGGACTGGGGGTCTTCTTCCGAGGGCTCACCATCAACAGTGCCCGTGCCTTTCCGGTCAACGCTGTCACCTTCCTCAGCTATGAGTACCTCCTCCACTCCTGGGGATGA
- the SLC25A45 gene encoding solute carrier family 25 member 45 isoform X6 yields MVKTYRHESLLGFFKGMSFPIVSIAVVNSVLFGVYSNALLALTATSHQERRAQPPSYTHVFIAGCTGGFLQAYCLAPFDLIKVRLQNQTEPRAQPGSPPPRYRGPVHCAASIFQAEGPRGLFRGAWALTLRDTPTLGIYFVTYEWLCHQSTPDGQNPSSATVLVAGGFAGITSWVTATPLDVIKSRMQMAGLEQRAYRGLLDCVVSSVRQEGLGVFFRGLTINSARAFPVNAVTFLSYEYLLHSWG; encoded by the exons ATGGTCAAGACTTACCGCCATGAGTCG ctcctgggctTCTTCAAGGGAATGAGCTTCCCCATCGTGAGCATAGCTGTGGTCAACTCTGTCCTGTTCGGGGTCTACAGCAATGCCCTGCTGGCCCTGACAGCAACCTCCCACCAGGAGCGGAGGGCCCAGCCGCCCAGTTACACACACGTCTTCATAGCCGGCTGCACCGGGGGGTTCCTGCAG GCCTACTGCTTGGCTCCTTTTGACCTCATCAAAGTCCGGCTACAAAACCAGACAGAACCCAGGGCTCAGCCAGGGAGCCCCCCGCCCCGGTACCGGGGCCCCGTGCACTGTGCAGCCTCCATCTTCCAGGCTGAGGGTCCCCGGGGTCTGTTCCGGGGAGCCTGGGCCCTGACGCTGAGGGACACCCCCACCCTGGGAATCTATTTTGTCACCTACGAATGGCTCTGTCACCAATCCACACCGGATGGCCAGAACCCCA GCTCAGCCACAGTGCTGGTGGCTGGGGGTTTTGCTGGCATCACCTCCTGGGTCACAGCCACCCCCTTAGACGTGATCAAGTCCCGGATGCAGATGGCCGGGCTGGAGCAGAGGGCGTACCGGGGGCTGCTGGACTGTGTGGTAAGCAGCGTCCGGCAGGAAGGACTGGGGGTCTTCTTCCGAGGGCTCACCATCAACAGTGCCCGTGCCTTTCCGGTCAACGCTGTCACCTTCCTCAGCTATGAGTACCTCCTCCACTCCTGGGGATGA
- the SLC25A45 gene encoding solute carrier family 25 member 45 isoform X1 — MTGAGESLVNNPGRRRASGPGALGLVLGHPFDTVKVRLQTQTTYQGIIDCMVKTYRHESLLGFFKGMSFPIVSIAVVNSVLFGVYSNALLALTATSHQERRAQPPSYTHVFIAGCTGGFLQAYCLAPFDLIKVRLQNQTEPRAQPGSPPPRYRGPVHCAASIFQAEGPRGLFRGAWALTLRDTPTLGIYFVTYEWLCHQSTPDGQNPSSATVLVAGGFAGITSWVTATPLDVIKSRMQMAGLEQRAYRGLLDCVVSSVRQEGLGVFFRGLTINSARAFPVNAVTFLSYEYLLHSWG, encoded by the exons ATGACAGGCGCGGGGGAGTCACTCGTAAACAACCCCGGGAGAAGACGAGCTTCCGGCCCTG GAGCTCTGGGCTTGGTCCTGGGACACCCCTTTGACACTGTAAAG GTGCGGCTGCAGACCCAGACCACATACCAGGGCATCATTGATTGTATGGTCAAGACTTACCGCCATGAGTCG ctcctgggctTCTTCAAGGGAATGAGCTTCCCCATCGTGAGCATAGCTGTGGTCAACTCTGTCCTGTTCGGGGTCTACAGCAATGCCCTGCTGGCCCTGACAGCAACCTCCCACCAGGAGCGGAGGGCCCAGCCGCCCAGTTACACACACGTCTTCATAGCCGGCTGCACCGGGGGGTTCCTGCAG GCCTACTGCTTGGCTCCTTTTGACCTCATCAAAGTCCGGCTACAAAACCAGACAGAACCCAGGGCTCAGCCAGGGAGCCCCCCGCCCCGGTACCGGGGCCCCGTGCACTGTGCAGCCTCCATCTTCCAGGCTGAGGGTCCCCGGGGTCTGTTCCGGGGAGCCTGGGCCCTGACGCTGAGGGACACCCCCACCCTGGGAATCTATTTTGTCACCTACGAATGGCTCTGTCACCAATCCACACCGGATGGCCAGAACCCCA GCTCAGCCACAGTGCTGGTGGCTGGGGGTTTTGCTGGCATCACCTCCTGGGTCACAGCCACCCCCTTAGACGTGATCAAGTCCCGGATGCAGATGGCCGGGCTGGAGCAGAGGGCGTACCGGGGGCTGCTGGACTGTGTGGTAAGCAGCGTCCGGCAGGAAGGACTGGGGGTCTTCTTCCGAGGGCTCACCATCAACAGTGCCCGTGCCTTTCCGGTCAACGCTGTCACCTTCCTCAGCTATGAGTACCTCCTCCACTCCTGGGGATGA
- the SLC25A45 gene encoding solute carrier family 25 member 45 isoform X3 — MTGAGESLVNNPGRRRASGPGALGLVLGHPFDTVKLLGFFKGMSFPIVSIAVVNSVLFGVYSNALLALTATSHQERRAQPPSYTHVFIAGCTGGFLQAYCLAPFDLIKVRLQNQTEPRAQPGSPPPRYRGPVHCAASIFQAEGPRGLFRGAWALTLRDTPTLGIYFVTYEWLCHQSTPDGQNPSSATVLVAGGFAGITSWVTATPLDVIKSRMQMAGLEQRAYRGLLDCVVSSVRQEGLGVFFRGLTINSARAFPVNAVTFLSYEYLLHSWG; from the exons ATGACAGGCGCGGGGGAGTCACTCGTAAACAACCCCGGGAGAAGACGAGCTTCCGGCCCTG GAGCTCTGGGCTTGGTCCTGGGACACCCCTTTGACACTGTAAAG ctcctgggctTCTTCAAGGGAATGAGCTTCCCCATCGTGAGCATAGCTGTGGTCAACTCTGTCCTGTTCGGGGTCTACAGCAATGCCCTGCTGGCCCTGACAGCAACCTCCCACCAGGAGCGGAGGGCCCAGCCGCCCAGTTACACACACGTCTTCATAGCCGGCTGCACCGGGGGGTTCCTGCAG GCCTACTGCTTGGCTCCTTTTGACCTCATCAAAGTCCGGCTACAAAACCAGACAGAACCCAGGGCTCAGCCAGGGAGCCCCCCGCCCCGGTACCGGGGCCCCGTGCACTGTGCAGCCTCCATCTTCCAGGCTGAGGGTCCCCGGGGTCTGTTCCGGGGAGCCTGGGCCCTGACGCTGAGGGACACCCCCACCCTGGGAATCTATTTTGTCACCTACGAATGGCTCTGTCACCAATCCACACCGGATGGCCAGAACCCCA GCTCAGCCACAGTGCTGGTGGCTGGGGGTTTTGCTGGCATCACCTCCTGGGTCACAGCCACCCCCTTAGACGTGATCAAGTCCCGGATGCAGATGGCCGGGCTGGAGCAGAGGGCGTACCGGGGGCTGCTGGACTGTGTGGTAAGCAGCGTCCGGCAGGAAGGACTGGGGGTCTTCTTCCGAGGGCTCACCATCAACAGTGCCCGTGCCTTTCCGGTCAACGCTGTCACCTTCCTCAGCTATGAGTACCTCCTCCACTCCTGGGGATGA
- the SLC25A45 gene encoding solute carrier family 25 member 45 isoform X4, translating to MPAEEFVAGWISGALGLVLGHPFDTVKLLGFFKGMSFPIVSIAVVNSVLFGVYSNALLALTATSHQERRAQPPSYTHVFIAGCTGGFLQAYCLAPFDLIKVRLQNQTEPRAQPGSPPPRYRGPVHCAASIFQAEGPRGLFRGAWALTLRDTPTLGIYFVTYEWLCHQSTPDGQNPSSATVLVAGGFAGITSWVTATPLDVIKSRMQMAGLEQRAYRGLLDCVVSSVRQEGLGVFFRGLTINSARAFPVNAVTFLSYEYLLHSWG from the exons ATGCCCGCGGAGGAGTTTGTGGCAGGCTGGATCTCCG GAGCTCTGGGCTTGGTCCTGGGACACCCCTTTGACACTGTAAAG ctcctgggctTCTTCAAGGGAATGAGCTTCCCCATCGTGAGCATAGCTGTGGTCAACTCTGTCCTGTTCGGGGTCTACAGCAATGCCCTGCTGGCCCTGACAGCAACCTCCCACCAGGAGCGGAGGGCCCAGCCGCCCAGTTACACACACGTCTTCATAGCCGGCTGCACCGGGGGGTTCCTGCAG GCCTACTGCTTGGCTCCTTTTGACCTCATCAAAGTCCGGCTACAAAACCAGACAGAACCCAGGGCTCAGCCAGGGAGCCCCCCGCCCCGGTACCGGGGCCCCGTGCACTGTGCAGCCTCCATCTTCCAGGCTGAGGGTCCCCGGGGTCTGTTCCGGGGAGCCTGGGCCCTGACGCTGAGGGACACCCCCACCCTGGGAATCTATTTTGTCACCTACGAATGGCTCTGTCACCAATCCACACCGGATGGCCAGAACCCCA GCTCAGCCACAGTGCTGGTGGCTGGGGGTTTTGCTGGCATCACCTCCTGGGTCACAGCCACCCCCTTAGACGTGATCAAGTCCCGGATGCAGATGGCCGGGCTGGAGCAGAGGGCGTACCGGGGGCTGCTGGACTGTGTGGTAAGCAGCGTCCGGCAGGAAGGACTGGGGGTCTTCTTCCGAGGGCTCACCATCAACAGTGCCCGTGCCTTTCCGGTCAACGCTGTCACCTTCCTCAGCTATGAGTACCTCCTCCACTCCTGGGGATGA
- the SLC25A45 gene encoding solute carrier family 25 member 45 isoform X7 yields the protein MSFPIVSIAVVNSVLFGVYSNALLALTATSHQERRAQPPSYTHVFIAGCTGGFLQAYCLAPFDLIKVRLQNQTEPRAQPGSPPPRYRGPVHCAASIFQAEGPRGLFRGAWALTLRDTPTLGIYFVTYEWLCHQSTPDGQNPSSATVLVAGGFAGITSWVTATPLDVIKSRMQMAGLEQRAYRGLLDCVVSSVRQEGLGVFFRGLTINSARAFPVNAVTFLSYEYLLHSWG from the exons ATGAGCTTCCCCATCGTGAGCATAGCTGTGGTCAACTCTGTCCTGTTCGGGGTCTACAGCAATGCCCTGCTGGCCCTGACAGCAACCTCCCACCAGGAGCGGAGGGCCCAGCCGCCCAGTTACACACACGTCTTCATAGCCGGCTGCACCGGGGGGTTCCTGCAG GCCTACTGCTTGGCTCCTTTTGACCTCATCAAAGTCCGGCTACAAAACCAGACAGAACCCAGGGCTCAGCCAGGGAGCCCCCCGCCCCGGTACCGGGGCCCCGTGCACTGTGCAGCCTCCATCTTCCAGGCTGAGGGTCCCCGGGGTCTGTTCCGGGGAGCCTGGGCCCTGACGCTGAGGGACACCCCCACCCTGGGAATCTATTTTGTCACCTACGAATGGCTCTGTCACCAATCCACACCGGATGGCCAGAACCCCA GCTCAGCCACAGTGCTGGTGGCTGGGGGTTTTGCTGGCATCACCTCCTGGGTCACAGCCACCCCCTTAGACGTGATCAAGTCCCGGATGCAGATGGCCGGGCTGGAGCAGAGGGCGTACCGGGGGCTGCTGGACTGTGTGGTAAGCAGCGTCCGGCAGGAAGGACTGGGGGTCTTCTTCCGAGGGCTCACCATCAACAGTGCCCGTGCCTTTCCGGTCAACGCTGTCACCTTCCTCAGCTATGAGTACCTCCTCCACTCCTGGGGATGA